GCTCGCCGACATCGACTCCGACACCGTCGACTTCACCCCGAACTACGACGAGTCCACGCTCGAGCCCACGGTCCTCCCGGCACGCATTCCGAACCTGATCGTCAACGGCTCCGGCGGCATTGCCGTCGGCATGGCGACGAACATCCCGCCGCACAATCTCACGGAAGTCGTCAACGCAGCCATCGCGCTCATCTCAAAAGAAAAAGGCGAGACGCGCTCGGACCTCGAACTGGTCCTCGAGCACGTCAAAGGCCCTGACTTCCCCACCGGCGGTTACATCTTCGGCAAGAGCAACATCGCGCAGACGTACAAGACCGGCCGCGGCCGCTTCATCATGCGCGCCAAGTGCTCGATTGAAAACATCTCCGGCGGCCGCCAGGCCATCATCGTCACCGAGATCCCCTACCAGGTCAACAAAGCCAGACTCATCGAGCGCATCGCCGACCTCGTCAACGAGGGCGTCATCACCGACATCGCCCGCGACGAGTTCCGCGACGAGAGCGATCGCGACGGTATGCGCATCGTCATCGGCCTCAAGCGCGGCGCCGAGCACCAGATCGTCCTCAACCAGCTCCACAAGCACACCCAGATGCAGGAGAGCTTCAGCATGATCTTCCTGGCCGTCCACAACGGCCAGCCGAAAGAGCTGCCGCTCGACGCAGCCATCCGCGCCTTCCTCGAACACCGCATCGAAGTCGTCCGCCGCCGCACGGCGTTCCTGCTCGGCAAGGCACGCGACCGCGAGCACATCCTGCTCGGCTACCAGATCGCGCTCGACCATCTCGACAACGTCATCAAGACCATCCGTCAGTCCGGCAGCCGCGCCGAAGCCCGCGAAAACCTCTTCCAGTACTTCTCCGGCAAGAAGATCAACCTGCGCGGCACGGAGCTCAAAGGCGTCACGCTCGACCCCGCGAAGTACAACGTCGACATGACGTTCTCCACGACCGGCACGCTCATCCTCAGCTACCGCCAGGTCGACGCCATCCTCGAGCTGCAACTCTACCGCCTCACCCAGCTCTCCATCGACGAGCTGCTCAAAGAGCTCGCCGAGGTCCGCGACAACATCACCGAGTTCGAGTCCATCCTCGCCAGCGAAAAGAAGCTGCGCCGCGTCATCATCAAAGAGCTCGAAGAGGTCCGCGACAAGTACGGCGACGCCCGCCGCACCCAGATCGTCGACGAGACCGCCGAGCTTCAGCTCGAAGACCTCATCGCCGACGAGCAGGTCGCCGTCACCATCTCCAACACCGGCTACCTCAAGCGCACGCCCATCTCCACCTACCGCCAGCAGCGCCGCGGAGGCACCGGCCGTCTCGGCATGAAGACCCGCGACGAAGACTTCGTCGCCCAGCTCATCGTCGACTCCACGCACGCCTACCTGCTCTGCTTCACCAACACCGGCCGCGTCTACTGGCTCAAGATCTACGAGATCCCCGACGTCGGCGCCGCCGGCAAGGGCAAGGCCATGGCCTCGCTCATCGCGCTCCAGCCCGGCGAAAAGATCGTCACCATCCTCGGCATCCGCGATCTCACCGAAGCCGGCAAGTTCATCTTCTTCGCCACCCGCAACGGCACCGTTAAAAAGACCCCGCTGCCCGACTTCTCCAACGTCATGTCGCGCGGCATCATCGCCATCGGCATCGACAAAGACGACGAGCTCATCAACGTCCGCGTCACCGACGGCCACCAGGTCGTCTTCCTCGCCACGCACGAGGGGCAAGCCATCCGCTTCGACGAGAACGACGTCCGCAGCATGGGACGCCCCGCCTTCGGCGTCAAAGGCATCACCCTCCGCAAGGCAGACTACGTCGTCGGCCTCGCCGTCACCCCGTCCGAAGAGTCGCGCAAGAAGCGCCAGCAGGAGCTCAAGACCGAAGGCAAGGACATCACCCCCTGCCTCATCCTCTCGGTCTCCGAGAACGGCTTCGGCAAACGCACCGACGTCGAGGAGTATCGTCTCCAGACCCGCGGCGGCTCCGGCGTCATCAACATGAAGACCACGCCCAAGACCGGCAAGGTCTCCTCCATCCAGCTCGTCGACGACACCAGCGAGCTGATGGCGATCAGCCAGTTCGGCAAGATCATCCGCATCGACACCAACTCCATCCGCGCCGCCGGCCGCAGCACCCAGGGCGTCAAACTCCTCAACCTCGAGTCCGACGACAAAGTAGCAGCCGCCGTAGTCATCCCACCGGATGAAGCAAAAACCTCGCCGGAAGAGGGAACACTGTTGCAGTAAGCTAGGCCAGAAACCGGGTGCTCCATCTTTGCGCGGTTTTATCGTCGCTAAAGGTGGGGCTTTTCTCGTCAAGAATGAAGTGCGATGAATCGAGTAATTTAGATCAGATTTTCCAAATCTGTTTGTACCCAAGCTCACCAAGCTTAGTTGCGCGTTCAATGATTATCTTGTCGTCCCAAGAATTATGCTGATCATATAATTTACATACTTCACCTATCGTGGGATAGGCGCCAGCCACATTTTTCAACTCTCCTCGGAACAGCGAAACTTTATCAGCGACCGGCTTGTTGCTGAGCTTCGAATTCGCCTGCCGACTGATGACCAATAAGTTCCCAATGTTATTGATTTTCAGTGGGCGAAGCTTGGAATCCTGGGTGCCGTTCTGAGGCCAGATATGTTCGATATTGAGACTTTTCTTGAAGACATTAGGATGAGGGAAGAAAATCTGCTGTCGATCGCCAAGCGGGCGGCCGAAGTTATTGATTCTGTCGAATACGTACGCTAACTGAGGGATGGTTTTCCTCGCATATTCAATCTCTCTGAATAAGCTCACGAATGTTGCTTCTGGGGTCAACCGCGCTCTTAATTGAATTGAAACCTCTTCTGTTTGTTTCGCAAAGTCCTCGGTCGTCCCGAATTTTTCACACATGTCGGCATAGACTTTTTCGACTTCATTTCCTGTGTGGGAACATACAGACGTATTGATAAAATGGAAGTTCTCCAGCGATTTCAGAAGACGGCTGAATTGATTAGCAGCGCTAGCATCTTGAATAAGCTTCAAGCGACGAAGAGCCAGCATCGCTGCAAACACGAGTGGCTGAGCTTGTGTTACGTTGAATGCGCGAAGTGCTTGGAGCGACAGAAATACCTGTGTGTATCGATCTTGGTTTCCTGAAACAGCAGGTAGTTCGAAGTCTTTCAGGAACTCTCTGACCTTATCAGCGCCCAGTCCTGTGTCTCTTGTCAATGCAAAAAAGACAGAATACTCCCTTAGCTCTGTTGCGAGTTGGGCAGGTGTAACCTGTTTTACGGCGTAGGAACGCAGTTTCTTGTAAAGCTCCGCCTTTTGGACAGAGCCCTCTCTTGATACATAGAAACCGCGAAGCATCTTTGGCATAGACTGGGGAGCATTGTTCCGAATTTCCTTCCATATCGTCTTGATTTCCGGTACCTCTTGCTGATGCAGGTAGTTCTTTAAGAGGTCACTTACTTCCAGATCAAGCCCCCTATCGTTTGTTCGCTCAAAAATACTGAAAGCCTCCTCATCTGAGTCGATGTTGATACGAATTACTCGCGTGTTGTAAATCGCCTGTTGGAACGCCATTAGTGCGGATATATCCTTCGCTTTCATGACGCTGAGCATCAACTTATAGATGGGAAAAATCCTATTAATAGCGCGCTTTCCAACTTTTTTCGGAAAGATCCCGTTCCAATCTGACGATGCCATGGCGTCATAGGCCTCTTGGACAGAGGGCGAAGCCAGAAGCCGCATCCCTATGGACTGCATCGTGATCTTATGCGTAAAGGTTATGACCTGCTGAGTAGCCATCGCCATATTGGGTTGCTGCAGCTCTTTCGCGCGATCTCTGCATGCCATCAAAAGGAGGAATAAGCTTGTCAGCCGCTGCTGACCATCGACGATTCCGATTCGCTTATGCGATTTTTTCGAGGCATCGAGAATGATTGTTCCCAAATAAAGACCAGGGTCACGTCCAACATACCCTTCGAGGTCACCCAAAAGCTCGTCAACCTGGCGCGAAGTCCACGCATATGGTCGTTGGTACTCTGGGACTACAAACTGGTGGTCGGCAGCTAAGAGATCAGAGAGGGACAGTTCTTGAGGATCTATCATGGGCACAAGGTAACAGAAGAAGGTGGCTGAAAAAAACCTGGGTACCTCATTCATGACGCGGTTTCATGGACGAGATTCGCAGGAAGGGCACGGTCAATCAGCTAGCCTTATCCTCCAGCATTCTCTCCCGCAACAGACGATTCGCCCGGCTCTGATACCCCTTGCCATCCTTCTTCAGCCACGCGATCACATCCGCATCCAGCCGCAGGCTCACCGCCTTCTTCACCGGACGATAAAACTTCCCCCGCACCGCATCCTTCCACGCACTCTCAGGCAGTTCGGGAATGTCCGACGTGTCGATCTCGTGGTCAGGCATCCGCTTCAATGCCTCAATATTGGCCTTCTGCTTCTCCGTCAGCGGATCTCCGGGGTTGCGGTGGTAATACACCATCTTCGGCTTCTCATGCTTCTCCATCTTCATAGAGCCTCCTTTCACGCGCCGTTGTCTCACGAGCCGAGATAATGCGGACAATCTCCTCGTCATGCTCACTTCCCAAAGTATGGACAACCAGCAGCAGCATCACATCCCCAGCCAGACCGATCGTGTGCCATCGTTCCTCGCCATCCTCATTGCGGTCCGGAGCAGTACAAAGTGTGGATCATCAAAGACCAGCGTGGCGGTTTCAAAGTAAACTCCGTGCTTTCTGTAATTGCTTAGGCTTGTTCTCGTCCCATGAAAACTGCAAACGCACCGCCTCTACAAAAAGTATATACAAAAAAGTACATACATATAAAATCCACCTCTCAAATTGCGGGAAAAATCGCTTGTCAAGCCCCCAAACCACCTAACTCCATCAAACCAAACCACATAGCCGTGGCGGTTTAGTTTTCCCAAACTGCTAGACTTAAATTAGTGGAGAAAGCAGCCCAACTCGCCGGTCCCGAAGCGAAGTCCAGACTTAAACCAAACAGATTGAAGACTTTGCACAAAAAGTACGGGGAGGGGGTCCGCACCCGCTACAATCCCCCCATGCGAATCCTCGCCCTGCTCCTCGTCCTCACCGCCGCCGCCCAGGCCCAGGCCCCCGAACCGGTCGAGGTCGTCCACCTGGAGCAGCACCTCTGGAAGGCGATGGCCGAGGAGAACTTCGCCTCCGTCCGCAAACTCTTCACCCCGGACTTCGTCGAGGTCGACTCCCACATCGCTGCCCTCGACACCCTCCTCATCACCCTCCAGCAGTGCAAGCTCACCGACTACGAGCTCCACGACCTCCAGGTCCGCATCCTCGGCCCCGACGCGGCGATGACCGCCTACCACGCCGTCGCCACCTTCGACTGCGGCACCGAAGCCAAGCCCGACCTCCACCACTTCGACACTAACGACACCACCACCTGGGTCCGCCGCTCCGGCACCTGGCTAGTCCAGGCCCACACCGAGACCCCCGCCAAACCCTAGTGTGGGAGGCTCACCGCGTACATGTACCACGCCGCGTGCGGCAGCCACTGCTCCGTCCACCGCCAGTCGTCATCCATTCCGGTGGTGGCGTATCCTTCGTCGAAGGCAATCCCATCCTCGCTGGTCAGCGATGCCGTGATCCCATTCACCACCGCCCCGGGCGCGCTGGTGTACTCGTACCAGTTGAAGAACATGTACGGAGCGAACCCGTGCCCAACCCCCGCCATCAAGCTCACATCGAACGGGTTCCGCCCCAGTATCCAGTGCAATTGGTGCCAGGCGTAATTCTCAAGCTGAGCGTGGAACGGCGTGTCGGAAGCGAAGAGCGGAGCGGCCAATCTAGCCGCGGCGGCCAGCGATGCGATGCGGGCATCCTCACCCTGCCACCATGGAGCGGCCTCGGTATCGTGCGGGAAGAAGAACGCCGTCCGCAGCTGCCCATCACCCATCCGCACTAACTGCCGCGCGTAACCGAAGGGGTTGTTCACCTCATCTGTTACTGCAAGCTCGAAGCCGAGCGACTGCTTCACCGCATTGAGTACCTGCGACTGTACTTCCGGTGCGGCGATCGTCCTGTACTCGAGCAAACTGATGACAGGAAACCCTGCATCGGAAGGATTGAAGTAAGGACGCGAACCATCACCCGCGCGCCAGTAGTCGTGATACTTCCCCTCAGAGGCGAGCCGTCCCATCAGGCTCGTCGCGCGCTTGTCTGCTGCCGCAAGATACTCCGGCTTGTGGCTGGCACGGTAAAGCTCTGTCGCGGCCATCAACGCGCAGTAGTCGTCGATGATGCTCTCTTTGCCGTCGGGAAGTAGCTCGCGGTTGTGTACGTTGAGGAACTGGAAAGCCTCCTCGGCAGTGCGAAGGTAATCGGCGCGTGTGAAATCGCCATCGGCGGGCATGGTGCTGGCCAACGCGAGCGCTGCAATCGCCATGCCTCCACCGGAACGGAAACTGACCTGGTAGGTATAGGGTCCTGTCGCACTGACGGCCGGCCCGTTCAGGTTGGTGTCCGTTGCCGATTTCTTGATCTTGAAGTGAAAGTTCGGATTGCCAATCACGCGGTCCTTGGCCAGCTTCAATCTGCCTGGAGCGGAGATGCTCTGAAAGAACGACTGACCGGGCTGCTTCATACGCACCAGAAAGTCTGCTCCGAAAAGGCCTTCATCGAGCAGCCTGCGCTCATATTGCGCGAAGTTTTCGTCATTACGTGCCTCCAGCG
The Edaphobacter acidisoli genome window above contains:
- the gyrA gene encoding DNA gyrase subunit A, which gives rise to MADEQNPQLPLNPENPDNPNGSVPGRGAAFMLSINVEEEMRRSYLDYSMSVIIGRALPDVRDGLKPVHRRVLYGMQEMGLQFNKKHTKSSKVVGHVMGNFHPHGDAAIYDTMVRLAQPFSLRYPLVDGQGNFGSVDGDPPAAMRYTEARLTRIAGEMLADIDSDTVDFTPNYDESTLEPTVLPARIPNLIVNGSGGIAVGMATNIPPHNLTEVVNAAIALISKEKGETRSDLELVLEHVKGPDFPTGGYIFGKSNIAQTYKTGRGRFIMRAKCSIENISGGRQAIIVTEIPYQVNKARLIERIADLVNEGVITDIARDEFRDESDRDGMRIVIGLKRGAEHQIVLNQLHKHTQMQESFSMIFLAVHNGQPKELPLDAAIRAFLEHRIEVVRRRTAFLLGKARDREHILLGYQIALDHLDNVIKTIRQSGSRAEARENLFQYFSGKKINLRGTELKGVTLDPAKYNVDMTFSTTGTLILSYRQVDAILELQLYRLTQLSIDELLKELAEVRDNITEFESILASEKKLRRVIIKELEEVRDKYGDARRTQIVDETAELQLEDLIADEQVAVTISNTGYLKRTPISTYRQQRRGGTGRLGMKTRDEDFVAQLIVDSTHAYLLCFTNTGRVYWLKIYEIPDVGAAGKGKAMASLIALQPGEKIVTILGIRDLTEAGKFIFFATRNGTVKKTPLPDFSNVMSRGIIAIGIDKDDELINVRVTDGHQVVFLATHEGQAIRFDENDVRSMGRPAFGVKGITLRKADYVVGLAVTPSEESRKKRQQELKTEGKDITPCLILSVSENGFGKRTDVEEYRLQTRGGSGVINMKTTPKTGKVSSIQLVDDTSELMAISQFGKIIRIDTNSIRAAGRSTQGVKLLNLESDDKVAAAVVIPPDEAKTSPEEGTLLQ
- a CDS encoding BrnA antitoxin family protein, which translates into the protein MKMEKHEKPKMVYYHRNPGDPLTEKQKANIEALKRMPDHEIDTSDIPELPESAWKDAVRGKFYRPVKKAVSLRLDADVIAWLKKDGKGYQSRANRLLRERMLEDKAS
- a CDS encoding glycoside hydrolase family 9 protein, whose product is MLQRYASILTAGSLGLLSVACSGQVRVLVDQVGYDIHAPKHAIVMGTKQDHPEGFTLVDYTTGKTVLSSELKSSGEVYDWGGRTFWIADFSSWTKPGKYELHTHEDGSEAHSCMFEIQDNVLERNTLSNVIYYFKGQRSSGLFDQADRHLAVPGEPGKFVDVHGGWYDATGDYGIHMSQLNLTPFNTQQVPLVAWTALASYNTLEARNDENFAQYERRLLDEGLFGADFLVRMKQPGQSFFQSISAPGRLKLAKDRVIGNPNFHFKIKKSATDTNLNGPAVSATGPYTYQVSFRSGGGMAIAALALASTMPADGDFTRADYLRTAEEAFQFLNVHNRELLPDGKESIIDDYCALMAATELYRASHKPEYLAAADKRATSLMGRLASEGKYHDYWRAGDGSRPYFNPSDAGFPVISLLEYRTIAAPEVQSQVLNAVKQSLGFELAVTDEVNNPFGYARQLVRMGDGQLRTAFFFPHDTEAAPWWQGEDARIASLAAAARLAAPLFASDTPFHAQLENYAWHQLHWILGRNPFDVSLMAGVGHGFAPYMFFNWYEYTSAPGAVVNGITASLTSEDGIAFDEGYATTGMDDDWRWTEQWLPHAAWYMYAVSLPH
- a CDS encoding nuclear transport factor 2 family protein, which produces MRILALLLVLTAAAQAQAPEPVEVVHLEQHLWKAMAEENFASVRKLFTPDFVEVDSHIAALDTLLITLQQCKLTDYELHDLQVRILGPDAAMTAYHAVATFDCGTEAKPDLHHFDTNDTTTWVRRSGTWLVQAHTETPAKP
- a CDS encoding DUF262 domain-containing protein, giving the protein MNEVPRFFSATFFCYLVPMIDPQELSLSDLLAADHQFVVPEYQRPYAWTSRQVDELLGDLEGYVGRDPGLYLGTIILDASKKSHKRIGIVDGQQRLTSLFLLLMACRDRAKELQQPNMAMATQQVITFTHKITMQSIGMRLLASPSVQEAYDAMASSDWNGIFPKKVGKRAINRIFPIYKLMLSVMKAKDISALMAFQQAIYNTRVIRINIDSDEEAFSIFERTNDRGLDLEVSDLLKNYLHQQEVPEIKTIWKEIRNNAPQSMPKMLRGFYVSREGSVQKAELYKKLRSYAVKQVTPAQLATELREYSVFFALTRDTGLGADKVREFLKDFELPAVSGNQDRYTQVFLSLQALRAFNVTQAQPLVFAAMLALRRLKLIQDASAANQFSRLLKSLENFHFINTSVCSHTGNEVEKVYADMCEKFGTTEDFAKQTEEVSIQLRARLTPEATFVSLFREIEYARKTIPQLAYVFDRINNFGRPLGDRQQIFFPHPNVFKKSLNIEHIWPQNGTQDSKLRPLKINNIGNLLVISRQANSKLSNKPVADKVSLFRGELKNVAGAYPTIGEVCKLYDQHNSWDDKIIIERATKLGELGYKQIWKI